The genomic segment CGTCATCGAATCCTCGATCACCACGACCCGGTCGCCGGCGCGGAACGAACCCTCGATCCGCTTCCCCATGCCATGACCCTTTGCCTCCTTCCGAACCGCGAAGCAGCGGACCGGATCGCCAGCCAGGGCGCTCGCGTAGGCGATCGCGTAGCTCACCGGATCGGCACCCATCGTCAGGCCACCGACGGAATCCACCGCCCAGCCGCTGTCGCGCAGCAGCGCGTGCGCCAACGGTCCGACCAGGACCAGGCCGTCAGGGCTCATCGTCGTGAGCCGGCAATCCACGTAGAAGTCACTCGTCCTGCCGGACGCGAGCGTGAACGAGCCCCGCCGAGCCGACCTGGCCGCGAGCAAGGCCACCAGGGCGTCGCGGCGTGGGGGCGCGGTCACGCTCAGGTGTCCCGGGATCCGAAGAGCCCCTTCACCTTCCCGAACAGGCCGCCCGACTTCGACGCGGCCGACGGCGCCGGCAT from the Gemmatimonadaceae bacterium genome contains:
- the pyrE gene encoding orotate phosphoribosyltransferase, producing the protein MVALLAARSARRGSFTLASGRTSDFYVDCRLTTMSPDGLVLVGPLAHALLRDSGWAVDSVGGLTMGADPVSYAIAYASALAGDPVRCFAVRKEAKGHGMGKRIEGSFRAGDRVVVIEDSMTTGGSALNAAGAIRAEGGAVVGALTLVDREEGAREALAADGIPLLAFTTAAELKGLIPAS